A genomic stretch from Malus domestica chromosome 15, GDT2T_hap1 includes:
- the LOC103401616 gene encoding uncharacterized protein encodes MATINIFQNPYMPILHKSQLLHTSFAYQRSSSTKIPCDHQSIRRNHQKLVTLVTHASDKSQPDAQLSADDSPLSSWKTWIVGLMLTIIIPSLRHKWGPLLALKSKVDTAVDTVESVTEVVEELAEQVEKVAEQVEDKLPEDAKLRDAMESIEHLAEEAVKKAELAKDVIHKVEEVEEEVEKALLTGSDTTDPAKGEKGQKST; translated from the exons ATGGCAACCATCAATATCTTCCAGAACCCTTACATGCCTATCCTCCACAAGTCCCAACTCCTCCATACCAGTTTTGCATATCAAAGATCATCATCCACCAAAATCCCATGTGATCATCAATCGATCAGAAGAAATCATCAGAAACTAGTCACCTT GGTGACACATGCATCAGATAAATCTCAACCAGATGCTCAACTTTCTGCTGATGATTCTCCATTATCTTCTTG GAAAACCTGGATTGTGGGATTAATGTTGACAATCATAATACCTTCTTTGAGACACAAATGGGGACCCTTGCTGGCCCTCAAAA GCAAGGTAGACACGGCAGTAGACACAGTGGAATCTGTGACGGAGGTGGTGGAAGAGTTAGCTGAGCAAGTAGAGAAGGTGGCTGAGCAAGTAGAAGACAAGCTTCCTGAGGATGCCAAGCTTAGAGACGCAATGGAGTCCATTGAACATCTTGCTGAGGAAGCAGTCAAGAAAGCTGAGCTAGCCAAGGATGTCATTCATAAG GTGGAGGAAGTGGAGGAAGAGGTTGAGAAGGCACTACTCACTGGGTCAGATACTACTGATCCTGCCAAGGGGGAGAAGGGCCAAAAGAGTACTTGA